Proteins co-encoded in one Pseudarthrobacter chlorophenolicus A6 genomic window:
- a CDS encoding TetR/AcrR family transcriptional regulator codes for MPAVPAAQQRQATDGGSRRRRAGRPSSAVLDKAGITSAALELVSRKGYDGLTMAALAKILDVAPSALYNHVSSKQDVLLLVEDHLMSLVDVSSFGAAPWDEAVRTWAWSYRNVFAEHTPLIPVIAVLPVTDAPQTLAMYETVSKGFLDAGFPQERIISAIVALESFIFGSAYDVTAPEDIFDPGTMAESTPYFSAAVRGSTGEGVPAADAAFTLGLDALVAGLGGLRTAD; via the coding sequence TTGCCGGCAGTACCAGCAGCACAGCAACGCCAGGCCACCGACGGCGGTTCGCGGCGACGGCGCGCCGGACGGCCATCCTCCGCTGTGCTGGATAAGGCGGGGATCACCTCAGCGGCCCTGGAACTTGTCAGCCGGAAGGGATACGACGGGCTTACCATGGCCGCCCTGGCAAAAATCCTCGACGTGGCGCCCTCAGCGCTCTACAACCACGTGTCGTCGAAGCAGGACGTCCTGCTGCTGGTGGAGGACCACCTGATGTCCCTGGTGGACGTTTCATCCTTTGGCGCCGCCCCGTGGGATGAAGCGGTCCGCACGTGGGCCTGGAGTTACCGCAACGTCTTTGCCGAGCACACACCGCTGATTCCGGTCATCGCCGTCCTGCCGGTGACCGACGCACCCCAGACGCTGGCCATGTACGAGACGGTCAGCAAGGGATTCCTCGACGCCGGATTCCCCCAGGAGCGGATCATCTCCGCCATCGTGGCACTCGAGTCCTTCATTTTCGGCTCAGCCTACGACGTCACCGCACCGGAGGACATTTTCGACCCGGGCACCATGGCCGAATCCACGCCATACTTCTCCGCCGCCGTCCGCGGATCCACAGGCGAAGGGGTGCCGGCCGCCGACGCCGCCTTCACGCTGGGCCTGGATGCCCTGGTGGCGGGGCTGGGAGGACTCCGCACGGCGGACTGA
- a CDS encoding L-talarate/galactarate dehydratase, whose translation MSTVDLIRHVKLSTARLPLAVPISDAKVFTGRQKPMTEVVFLFAEITTELGHSGIGFSYSKRAGGPAQYAHAKEVAEGIIGEDPNDIAKIYTKLLWAGASVGRSGVATQALAAIDIALYDLKAKRAGLPLAKFLGSYRDSVQTYNTSGGFLNATLDEVKARATQSIEEGIGGIKIKVGLPDSAEDLRRVAGIREHIGWDVPLMVDANQQWDRATALRMGRRLEEFNLVWIEEPLDAYDFEGHAHLAQVLDTPIATGEMLASVAEHKGLIAANGCDIIQPDAPRVGGITQFLRLAALADERGLGLAPHFAMEIHLHLAAAYPREPWVEHFDWLDPLFNERLETKDGRMIVPDRPGLGVTLSDQARAWTTDSVEFGA comes from the coding sequence ATGAGCACCGTCGACCTCATCCGGCACGTCAAGCTGTCCACCGCCCGCCTTCCCCTTGCTGTTCCCATCAGCGACGCCAAGGTCTTCACGGGCCGGCAGAAGCCCATGACCGAGGTGGTCTTCCTCTTCGCCGAAATCACCACCGAACTGGGCCACTCCGGCATCGGCTTCAGCTACTCCAAGCGCGCCGGCGGCCCGGCCCAGTACGCCCACGCCAAGGAAGTAGCCGAGGGCATCATCGGCGAGGACCCCAACGACATCGCCAAGATTTACACCAAGCTCCTGTGGGCCGGCGCTTCAGTGGGCCGTTCCGGCGTCGCCACCCAGGCCCTGGCCGCCATCGACATCGCCCTCTACGACCTCAAGGCCAAGCGCGCCGGCCTCCCCCTGGCCAAGTTCCTGGGCTCCTACCGCGATTCCGTGCAGACCTACAACACTTCCGGCGGCTTCCTCAACGCCACCCTGGACGAGGTCAAGGCCCGCGCCACCCAGTCAATCGAGGAGGGCATTGGCGGCATCAAGATCAAGGTGGGCCTGCCGGACTCCGCCGAAGACCTGCGCCGCGTGGCCGGCATCCGCGAACACATCGGCTGGGATGTCCCGCTGATGGTGGACGCGAACCAGCAGTGGGACCGCGCCACGGCCCTGCGCATGGGCCGCCGCCTCGAGGAATTCAACCTGGTCTGGATCGAAGAGCCGCTGGATGCCTACGACTTCGAAGGCCACGCCCACCTGGCCCAGGTCCTGGACACCCCCATCGCCACCGGTGAAATGCTGGCCTCCGTGGCCGAGCACAAGGGCCTCATCGCCGCCAACGGCTGCGACATCATCCAGCCCGACGCCCCGCGCGTCGGCGGCATCACCCAGTTCCTCCGCCTCGCCGCCCTCGCGGATGAACGCGGCCTGGGCCTCGCACCGCACTTCGCCATGGAAATCCACCTGCACCTCGCCGCGGCCTACCCCCGCGAACCGTGGGTGGAGCACTTCGACTGGCTGGACCCGCTGTTCAACGAGCGCCTGGAAACCAAGGACGGCCGCATGATCGTTCCGGACCGCCCGGGCCTTGGCGTCACGCTCAGCGACCAGGCCCGCGCCTGGACCACCGATTCCGTGGAGTTCGGCGCGTAA
- a CDS encoding FadR/GntR family transcriptional regulator: MSRNLTADLAADLRNRIVDGIIQPGEKLPSENTLISDFGVSRTVVRAALTRLQAEGLVETERGRGSFALTPPSDGPQAVPGARPVATTEDRLHLLEFRMGVETEAAALAARNHTERQLRAVGTALEAFTDSAGHPSHAMKSDFDFHRAVAAASGNPYYSDCLAALGQTMIAMPRTRLMTGVEHYARDHFDQVVQEHRSILDAIADGDEAAAAAAMRSHLANSRRRFKASARPSS, translated from the coding sequence ATGAGCCGGAACCTCACCGCGGACCTCGCCGCCGACCTTCGCAACCGCATTGTTGACGGCATCATCCAGCCGGGTGAGAAGCTTCCCAGCGAAAACACCCTGATCAGCGACTTCGGCGTGAGCCGGACGGTGGTCCGTGCCGCGCTGACGAGGCTCCAGGCCGAAGGGCTCGTGGAAACCGAACGGGGGCGCGGCAGCTTCGCCCTCACGCCGCCGTCGGACGGGCCCCAGGCAGTGCCCGGGGCCCGTCCGGTGGCCACCACCGAGGACCGGCTGCACCTGCTGGAATTCCGCATGGGCGTGGAGACTGAGGCCGCGGCCCTGGCGGCGCGCAACCACACCGAGCGGCAGTTGCGGGCGGTGGGCACTGCGCTGGAGGCCTTCACCGACAGCGCTGGCCACCCGTCCCATGCCATGAAATCGGACTTCGACTTCCACCGGGCGGTGGCGGCGGCCTCCGGCAACCCGTATTACTCCGACTGCCTCGCAGCCCTGGGCCAGACGATGATTGCCATGCCGCGCACCCGGCTGATGACCGGCGTCGAGCACTACGCCCGGGACCATTTCGACCAGGTGGTCCAGGAGCACCGGTCCATCCTGGACGCCATCGCCGACGGTGACGAGGCTGCGGCCGCCGCCGCGATGCGCAGCCACCTGGCCAACTCCCGACGCCGGTTCAAGGCCTCCGCACGGCCGTCCAGCTAA